One stretch of Amycolatopsis tolypomycina DNA includes these proteins:
- a CDS encoding GH1 family beta-glucosidase codes for MTFPAGFLWGAATASYQVEGAVTEGGRGPSIWDTFAATEGKVLGGATGAVACDHYHRYADDIGLLAGLGLNAYRFSVAWPRVMPDGRTPSAAGLAFYDRLVDELLSRDIVPVLTLYHWDLPQALEDAGGWPSRDTASRFADYAAVVHAALGDRVRQWTTINEPFCAAFLGYGSGVHAPGGQDHGTALVAAHHLLLAHGLATRALTGPGHEFSLALNFAPAIADGSSPAHAEAARKFDGIHNRFFLDPVLGRGYPSDVVAAAGRFVECVRDGDTDTIAAPIDWLGVNYYAPARVTPLEDPQAPSNCPLPTLRGLDVLPARPPVTAFGWEQSPSTLTSLLTWISSRSDLPLVVAENGASFVDTVVDGRVYDAARVNYFMEHLRAVRDALDLGVDVRGYFAWSLLDNFEWAMGYTQRFGLVHVDFETQRRTVKESGRYLGRVAKANAL; via the coding sequence ATGACCTTCCCGGCGGGCTTCCTGTGGGGCGCGGCCACCGCGTCCTACCAGGTCGAGGGCGCTGTCACCGAAGGCGGCCGCGGACCGTCCATCTGGGACACCTTCGCGGCGACCGAAGGCAAGGTGCTCGGCGGTGCGACCGGTGCCGTCGCCTGCGACCACTACCACCGCTACGCCGACGACATCGGCCTGCTGGCCGGCCTCGGCCTGAACGCGTACCGGTTTTCGGTGGCCTGGCCGCGGGTGATGCCGGACGGCCGGACGCCGTCCGCGGCCGGGCTCGCCTTCTACGACCGGCTGGTCGACGAGCTGCTGAGCCGGGACATCGTGCCGGTGCTGACGCTCTACCACTGGGACCTGCCGCAGGCGCTCGAAGACGCGGGCGGCTGGCCCTCGCGGGACACGGCTTCGCGGTTCGCCGACTACGCCGCCGTCGTGCACGCGGCGCTCGGCGACCGCGTGCGCCAGTGGACGACGATCAACGAGCCGTTCTGCGCGGCGTTCCTCGGCTACGGCAGCGGCGTGCACGCACCCGGTGGCCAGGACCACGGCACGGCGCTGGTCGCGGCCCACCACCTGCTGCTGGCGCACGGCCTGGCGACCCGCGCGCTCACCGGGCCGGGTCACGAGTTCTCCCTGGCGCTGAACTTCGCGCCGGCGATCGCGGACGGTTCGTCACCGGCGCACGCCGAGGCGGCCCGGAAGTTCGACGGCATCCACAACCGGTTCTTCCTGGACCCGGTGCTGGGCCGCGGCTACCCCTCGGACGTGGTGGCGGCCGCGGGCCGGTTCGTCGAGTGCGTCCGCGACGGCGACACGGACACCATCGCGGCCCCGATCGACTGGCTGGGCGTCAACTACTACGCCCCGGCCCGTGTGACGCCGCTCGAGGACCCGCAGGCGCCGAGCAACTGCCCGCTGCCGACGTTGCGCGGCTTGGACGTCCTGCCGGCGCGGCCGCCGGTGACGGCGTTCGGCTGGGAGCAGTCGCCGTCGACGCTCACTTCGCTGCTCACGTGGATTTCTTCGCGTTCCGATCTCCCGCTGGTGGTGGCGGAAAACGGAGCGTCCTTTGTGGACACCGTCGTGGACGGCCGCGTGTACGACGCGGCCCGGGTGAACTACTTCATGGAGCACCTGCGGGCGGTGCGCGACGCCCTTGACCTCGGGGTCGACGTCCGCGGGTACTTCGCGTGGTCGCTGCTGGACAACTTCGAGTGGGCGATGGGGTACACGCAACGGTTCGGCCTGGTCCACGTCGACTTCGAGACCCAGCGGCGGACGGTCAAGGAGTCGGGCCGCTACCTGGGCCGGGTCGCCAAGGCCAACGCGCTGTGA
- a CDS encoding carbohydrate ABC transporter permease — MTARRRPGGWVYAVLTGVLGASVFPLYWSFVVATRDNAAIGETSPLLLPGGNLAGNVRRVFDTVDFWLAIGNSLIVATTVMVANVVLASLAGFAFARLRFPGRNTLFLLVVGSAMVPAQLGVIPLYLVVGDLGWYGRLEAVIVPALVSAFSVFWMRQACENAISPDLVDAATVDGCSILRTYWHVAVPALRAPAAVLAMLTFMATWNDYFWPLVVLDPNETPTVQVALSQLASGYYTDYALMLTGATVAVVPVIALFLLLGRHVVRGILKGAPV, encoded by the coding sequence GTGACGGCGCGGCGGCGGCCGGGCGGCTGGGTGTACGCCGTGCTGACCGGGGTGCTCGGCGCGTCGGTGTTCCCGCTGTACTGGTCGTTCGTCGTGGCCACGCGCGACAACGCGGCGATCGGGGAGACGTCGCCGCTGCTGCTGCCGGGCGGGAACCTGGCCGGGAACGTGCGGCGCGTCTTCGACACCGTCGACTTCTGGCTGGCCATCGGGAACTCGCTGATCGTGGCGACCACGGTCATGGTGGCCAACGTCGTGCTGGCGAGCCTCGCCGGGTTCGCCTTCGCGCGGCTGCGCTTCCCGGGCCGCAACACGCTGTTCCTGCTGGTCGTCGGCTCGGCGATGGTGCCGGCGCAGCTCGGCGTCATCCCGCTGTACCTGGTCGTGGGCGACCTCGGCTGGTACGGGCGGCTCGAAGCGGTGATCGTGCCGGCGCTGGTCAGCGCGTTCAGCGTGTTCTGGATGCGGCAGGCGTGCGAGAACGCGATCAGCCCGGACCTCGTCGACGCCGCGACCGTCGACGGCTGTTCGATCCTGCGCACCTACTGGCACGTGGCCGTGCCGGCCCTGCGCGCACCGGCCGCGGTGCTCGCGATGCTGACGTTCATGGCCACCTGGAACGACTACTTCTGGCCGCTGGTCGTCCTCGACCCCAACGAGACGCCGACCGTGCAGGTCGCGCTGTCCCAGCTGGCCAGCGGCTACTACACGGACTACGCGCTGATGCTCACCGGCGCGACCGTCGCCGTCGTGCCGGTCATCGCGTTGTTCCTGCTGCTGGGCCGCCACGTCGTGCGGGGCATCCTGAAAGGGGCACCGGTATGA
- a CDS encoding carbohydrate ABC transporter permease: MPHRLDRTVTPLLFVAPFFALFVVFGAFPLLYTAWVSLHDWNLLEGDRGGFGLANYGDLLTDPHFYNALANTVSIFLLAAVPEFLLALGIAALLDRPLRAATWWRTGVLLPNVVSVVAVGLVFGQLFSRDYGVVNEVLGWFGIGPVNWRASTWTSHFAVASMVLWRWTGYNALIYLAAMQAVPGDLYEAAELDGASRWRTFWSITVPGIRPALAFTAIAGTVNGLQLFAEPQLFDAGGSAGTGGNDRQFQTLVMYLYEKGFTHLDAGYAAALTWVMFVVCALFALVNYRLVRRFVRAA; the protein is encoded by the coding sequence GTGCCGCACCGCCTCGACCGCACGGTCACGCCGTTGCTGTTCGTCGCGCCCTTCTTCGCCCTGTTCGTCGTCTTCGGCGCCTTCCCGCTGCTGTACACGGCGTGGGTTTCGCTGCACGACTGGAACCTGCTCGAAGGCGACCGAGGTGGCTTCGGCCTCGCCAACTACGGCGACCTGCTCACCGATCCGCACTTCTACAACGCGCTCGCCAACACGGTCTCGATCTTCCTGCTCGCCGCGGTCCCGGAATTCCTGCTGGCGCTGGGCATCGCGGCCCTGCTCGACCGGCCGCTGCGCGCGGCGACCTGGTGGCGCACCGGCGTCCTGCTGCCGAACGTCGTGTCCGTCGTCGCCGTCGGGCTGGTGTTCGGGCAGCTGTTCAGCCGCGACTACGGCGTCGTCAACGAGGTCCTCGGCTGGTTCGGCATCGGGCCGGTCAACTGGCGGGCGTCGACCTGGACGTCGCACTTCGCCGTGGCGAGCATGGTGCTCTGGCGCTGGACCGGCTACAACGCCCTGATCTACCTGGCCGCGATGCAGGCCGTCCCCGGCGACCTGTACGAAGCCGCGGAGCTCGACGGCGCCTCGCGGTGGCGGACGTTCTGGTCGATCACCGTGCCGGGTATCCGGCCCGCGCTGGCCTTCACCGCGATCGCCGGCACGGTCAACGGCCTGCAGCTGTTCGCCGAGCCGCAGCTGTTCGACGCCGGCGGCTCGGCAGGCACCGGCGGCAACGACCGCCAGTTCCAGACGCTGGTGATGTACCTGTACGAGAAGGGGTTCACGCACCTCGACGCCGGTTACGCGGCCGCGTTGACCTGGGTGATGTTCGTGGTCTGCGCGCTGTTCGCGCTGGTCAACTACCGGCTGGTGCGCCGGTTCGTGAGGGCGGCGTGA
- a CDS encoding ABC transporter substrate-binding protein: MRTIARRTALVVAALIPLAACGPGDAEGKTKLTIATFGEFGYAPLIAEYEKLHPDITVQNRVTDFDTHHKGLATQLATGHGAADVVAIEEQYMPQYRKAKDKFADLAGYGARELEKQWVPWKWAQGTDGAFVLGLGTDMGSLALCYRRDLFAAAGLPTGRDEVAKLMPDWAAYAATAERFTAKTPGVKFADSAGTVYTAMLNQSPENYFSQRDDSFIADRNPSVRNAFFLSGGLAAKGQTAAATTFTQAWNVAIKQGSFATVACPAWMLSQIKEAGGDAGRGKWDVTTVPGKSGNQGGSFLTVPKQGEHQQQAYELARWLTAPDQQKKLFLSDGILPSEPVVYEDPQVVAHTDAYFGDAPIGRIFAASAEQLRPNYRGLRDADVRPEFGRALGRIEEGTDTVEQAWAEAVQQAQAALK; encoded by the coding sequence TTGCGAACGATCGCCCGCCGGACCGCGCTCGTGGTCGCCGCGCTGATCCCGCTCGCCGCCTGCGGTCCGGGTGACGCCGAGGGGAAGACGAAGCTCACCATCGCGACCTTCGGCGAATTCGGCTACGCGCCCCTGATCGCCGAGTACGAGAAGCTGCACCCGGACATCACGGTGCAGAACCGCGTCACCGACTTCGACACCCACCACAAGGGGCTCGCGACGCAGCTGGCCACCGGGCACGGCGCCGCCGACGTCGTCGCGATCGAAGAGCAGTACATGCCGCAGTACCGGAAGGCGAAGGACAAGTTCGCCGACCTGGCCGGCTACGGCGCCCGCGAGCTGGAAAAGCAGTGGGTGCCGTGGAAGTGGGCGCAGGGCACGGACGGCGCCTTCGTGCTGGGCCTCGGCACGGACATGGGCAGCCTCGCCCTCTGCTACCGCCGCGACCTGTTCGCGGCCGCGGGCCTGCCCACCGGCCGCGACGAGGTCGCGAAGCTGATGCCGGACTGGGCCGCCTACGCCGCCACCGCCGAGCGGTTCACCGCCAAGACGCCGGGCGTGAAGTTCGCCGACTCGGCGGGGACCGTCTACACGGCGATGCTCAACCAGTCGCCGGAGAACTACTTCTCCCAGCGCGACGACTCCTTCATCGCCGACCGCAACCCGAGCGTGCGCAACGCCTTCTTCCTCTCCGGCGGCCTGGCCGCGAAGGGGCAGACAGCGGCGGCGACCACGTTCACCCAGGCGTGGAACGTGGCGATCAAGCAGGGTTCCTTCGCCACCGTCGCCTGTCCCGCGTGGATGCTCAGCCAGATCAAGGAAGCCGGCGGGGACGCGGGCCGCGGGAAGTGGGACGTCACCACCGTGCCCGGCAAGAGCGGCAACCAGGGCGGTTCGTTCCTGACCGTGCCGAAGCAGGGCGAACACCAGCAGCAGGCCTACGAGCTCGCCCGGTGGCTGACCGCGCCGGACCAGCAGAAGAAGCTCTTCCTCTCCGACGGAATCCTGCCCAGCGAGCCCGTGGTCTACGAAGATCCGCAGGTCGTCGCGCACACGGATGCGTATTTCGGCGACGCCCCGATCGGGCGGATCTTCGCCGCGTCCGCCGAGCAGCTGCGCCCGAACTACCGCGGCCTGCGCGACGCCGACGTCCGGCCCGAATTCGGCCGCGCGCTCGGGCGCATCGAGGAAGGCACCGACACCGTCGAGCAGGCCTGGGCGGAAGCCGTCCAGCAGGCCCAAGCCGCCCTGAAGTAG
- a CDS encoding helix-turn-helix transcriptional regulator: MDQVRVAAWASDPIALAGLINHLKSRPELLVLPRARRGEAAVLVFAVGEVDREAVAALRAAAAESPAAIVLVAGHVDPAHVGLLADCHVSAVLPRTALDRLTANVLAAARGRTSPLRAQVEALAAEHGAAALTPREVDVLRLMAEGWDTAEIAGKLCYSERTVKNVIYAMTNRLNLRNRPHAVAYAVRAGVI; the protein is encoded by the coding sequence ATGGACCAGGTGCGAGTGGCGGCGTGGGCGTCCGACCCGATCGCACTGGCCGGGCTGATCAACCACCTGAAGTCCCGCCCGGAGCTGCTGGTCCTGCCGCGCGCCCGCCGGGGCGAGGCCGCCGTGCTGGTGTTCGCCGTCGGCGAGGTCGACCGCGAGGCCGTCGCCGCGCTGCGGGCCGCGGCCGCCGAGTCGCCGGCCGCGATCGTGCTGGTCGCGGGGCACGTCGACCCCGCGCACGTCGGCCTGCTCGCCGACTGCCACGTCTCGGCCGTGCTGCCGCGGACCGCGCTCGACCGGCTCACCGCGAACGTGCTCGCCGCGGCCAGGGGCCGCACCTCCCCGCTGCGCGCGCAGGTCGAGGCCCTCGCCGCCGAGCACGGCGCCGCGGCACTCACGCCGCGCGAGGTGGATGTGCTTCGCCTGATGGCCGAAGGCTGGGACACTGCCGAGATCGCGGGCAAGCTCTGCTACTCGGAGCGGACCGTGAAGAACGTCATCTACGCCATGACCAACCGGCTCAACCTGCGCAACCGGCCGCACGCGGTCGCGTACGCCGTGCGGGCCGGTGTGATCTGA
- a CDS encoding glycoside hydrolase family 3 N-terminal domain-containing protein produces MNRRFLAASGVAFAVIAGCSLVAGLQPRTVSGLAVPRTADRPVPDPVAPPPAAPAPTSRLARPDDCASLAAGLDDRAQVAQLVVVGVSGDNPAATVSLVRDHQVGGIFVGGNATALLKDRSLAAVQAVAKVPVAVSVDEEGGRVQRIDDLDGDLPSARTMAEKKSPAEVRELAAERGRQLRARGVTVDFAPDTDVTDAPDGDVIGDRSFSPDPARVKTYAKAFAEGLRDAGIQPVLKHFPGHGHGSGDSHKGTVVTPPLGKLRAVDLVPYRGIADYGPVAVMVGHLDVPDLTDGVPASLSPAAYRLLRGEFAFDGPVVTDDLGAMKAITAQYPLPEAVLKALQAGADQALWSSGGRVDVVLDRLVKAVQSGELPKTRVQESVTRVLRGKGLC; encoded by the coding sequence ATGAACCGCCGATTTCTCGCCGCCTCCGGGGTGGCGTTCGCCGTCATAGCCGGGTGTTCGCTGGTCGCGGGCCTGCAACCGCGGACCGTGTCCGGGCTGGCGGTCCCCCGGACCGCCGACCGGCCGGTGCCCGACCCGGTGGCTCCCCCGCCCGCCGCTCCGGCGCCCACGTCCCGGCTCGCGCGGCCGGACGACTGCGCGTCACTGGCGGCCGGGCTCGACGACCGCGCGCAGGTCGCGCAGCTGGTCGTCGTGGGCGTCTCCGGCGACAACCCGGCGGCCACCGTGTCCCTGGTGCGCGACCACCAGGTCGGCGGGATCTTCGTCGGGGGTAACGCAACAGCGTTGTTGAAAGACCGTTCGCTGGCCGCCGTCCAGGCGGTGGCCAAGGTGCCGGTGGCGGTGTCGGTCGACGAAGAGGGCGGCCGCGTCCAGCGCATCGACGACCTCGACGGCGACCTGCCCTCGGCCAGGACGATGGCCGAGAAGAAGTCCCCGGCCGAGGTCCGCGAGCTGGCGGCCGAGCGGGGCCGCCAGCTGCGCGCCCGCGGGGTGACGGTGGACTTCGCCCCGGACACCGACGTCACGGACGCCCCCGACGGCGACGTGATCGGCGACCGGTCGTTCAGCCCCGACCCGGCGCGGGTGAAGACGTACGCGAAAGCGTTTGCGGAAGGCCTGCGCGACGCCGGGATCCAGCCGGTGCTGAAGCACTTCCCCGGCCACGGCCACGGCTCGGGCGACTCCCACAAGGGCACGGTCGTCACGCCGCCGCTCGGCAAGCTGCGCGCGGTCGACCTGGTGCCGTACCGGGGCATCGCCGACTACGGCCCGGTCGCGGTGATGGTCGGCCACCTCGACGTGCCGGACCTGACCGACGGCGTCCCGGCGTCCCTGTCGCCGGCCGCCTACCGGCTGCTGCGCGGCGAATTCGCGTTCGACGGCCCGGTGGTGACCGACGACCTCGGCGCGATGAAGGCGATCACCGCGCAGTACCCGCTGCCGGAGGCGGTGCTGAAGGCGCTGCAGGCCGGCGCGGACCAGGCGCTGTGGTCGTCCGGGGGCCGCGTGGACGTGGTGCTGGACCGGCTGGTCAAGGCCGTGCAGAGCGGGGAGCTGCCGAAGACGCGGGTGCAGGAGTCGGTCACGCGCGTGCTGCGGGGCAAGGGACTCTGCTGA
- a CDS encoding oxidoreductase: MADLGGTYHLGGELPVTRMGYGAMQLAGPGVWGPPKDHDTAVAVLREAVERGVTHLDTSDYYGPHTVNALIKEALHPYPESLVIVTKVGARRSEDKGWPAALSAADLTEAVHDNLRNLGVDALDVVNLRLSNAALDYPVPMSLAEPFGVLAELREQGLIRHLGVSHVSAEQLDEAKAIAPVVCVQNQYNLAHRESDDLVDKCAAEGIAFVPYFPLGGFSPLQSGLLDDCAARVGATPMQVALAWLLQRSPSMLLIPGTSSPAHLRENLAAASLELPPDVLADLDRIGAA; encoded by the coding sequence ATGGCGGACCTCGGCGGCACCTACCACCTCGGCGGCGAACTCCCGGTGACCCGCATGGGTTACGGCGCCATGCAGCTGGCCGGGCCCGGTGTCTGGGGACCGCCGAAGGACCACGACACCGCCGTCGCCGTGCTGCGGGAGGCCGTCGAGCGCGGGGTCACCCACCTCGACACCAGCGACTACTACGGCCCGCACACGGTGAACGCGCTGATCAAGGAAGCCCTGCACCCCTACCCCGAGTCGCTCGTCATCGTGACGAAGGTGGGCGCGCGGCGGAGCGAGGACAAGGGCTGGCCGGCCGCGCTGTCGGCCGCGGACCTCACCGAAGCCGTGCACGACAACCTGCGCAACCTCGGCGTCGACGCGCTCGACGTCGTCAACCTGCGGCTGAGCAACGCCGCTTTGGACTACCCCGTGCCGATGTCGCTCGCCGAACCCTTCGGGGTGCTCGCCGAGCTGCGGGAGCAGGGGCTGATCCGGCACCTCGGCGTCAGCCACGTCAGCGCCGAGCAGCTCGACGAGGCGAAGGCGATCGCGCCGGTCGTCTGCGTGCAGAACCAGTACAACCTGGCCCACCGGGAGAGCGACGACCTCGTCGACAAGTGCGCCGCCGAGGGCATCGCCTTCGTGCCGTACTTCCCGCTCGGCGGCTTCAGCCCGCTGCAGTCGGGGCTGCTCGACGACTGCGCCGCCCGGGTGGGCGCCACGCCGATGCAGGTCGCGCTCGCCTGGCTGCTGCAGCGGTCGCCGTCGATGCTGCTGATCCCCGGGACGTCGTCGCCCGCGCACCTGCGGGAGAACCTGGCTGCCGCTTCGCTCGAGCTGCCCCCGGACGTGCTGGCCGATCTGGACCGGATCGGCGCGGCCTGA
- a CDS encoding MFS transporter, with protein MPTLTRHRWRWAALAVLLAAEAMNLLDATIVQVAGPAIHAELPGPAADIPWFSAAYTLPFAAFLITGGRLGDVLGRARVFKLGVAAFVLASLACAAAPDAGLLIGARAVQGAAAALVIPQTIGLIRALFDGDELAKALGGIGPVMGLSAVTGPLLGGLLTQAVSWRAAFLVNVPLGLAVLLAARLLREDRAATRPRLDLAGTALVVAGAGLLVYPLIDPAGPNWGLLAAGAVLLAVFGFHQRRAAAPLVEPSLFTHRGFPAALAGSLLFFAVMTGLMQVVPMQLQLGMGADVRTAGLTLLPLSAGLAVSSYVAGARLVPKFGSRVMFAGLALLLTGILAALTAGAGAYPWALALCGLGMGTFTVPFFTAALHRVRPAETGSAAGLLNAVQQLGGTLGVAALGGLYLGTGTVAAALGVAAALVVAAAVAVVPLTTREGSGWRSPRPGAAPREISSRRGR; from the coding sequence GTGCCCACCCTGACGCGTCACCGGTGGCGCTGGGCCGCACTCGCCGTGCTGCTCGCCGCCGAGGCCATGAACCTGCTCGACGCCACGATCGTGCAGGTCGCCGGGCCGGCCATACACGCCGAACTCCCCGGCCCGGCCGCCGACATCCCGTGGTTCAGCGCGGCCTACACGCTGCCCTTCGCCGCGTTCCTCATCACCGGCGGCCGGCTCGGCGACGTCCTCGGCCGGGCCAGGGTGTTCAAGCTCGGCGTGGCCGCCTTCGTCCTCGCGTCGCTCGCCTGCGCGGCCGCGCCGGACGCCGGGCTGCTGATCGGCGCCCGTGCCGTCCAGGGCGCCGCGGCCGCGCTGGTCATCCCGCAGACCATCGGCCTCATCCGCGCCCTCTTCGACGGCGACGAGCTCGCGAAGGCCCTCGGCGGCATCGGGCCGGTGATGGGCCTGTCCGCGGTCACCGGGCCGCTGCTCGGCGGGCTGCTGACGCAGGCGGTCTCCTGGCGGGCGGCGTTCCTCGTGAACGTCCCGCTCGGGCTCGCGGTGCTTCTCGCCGCACGCCTCCTGCGGGAGGACCGGGCCGCCACCCGGCCCCGGCTCGACCTCGCCGGCACGGCGCTCGTCGTCGCCGGCGCCGGGCTGCTCGTCTACCCGCTGATCGACCCCGCGGGGCCGAACTGGGGCCTGCTCGCCGCCGGCGCGGTGCTGCTGGCCGTCTTCGGCTTCCACCAGCGCCGGGCGGCCGCGCCACTGGTCGAGCCGAGCCTGTTCACCCACCGCGGTTTCCCGGCCGCGCTGGCCGGGTCGCTGCTGTTCTTCGCCGTGATGACGGGCCTGATGCAGGTGGTGCCGATGCAGCTGCAGCTCGGCATGGGCGCCGACGTCCGGACGGCGGGCCTGACGCTGCTGCCGCTGTCGGCCGGGCTCGCCGTGTCGTCGTACGTCGCCGGCGCCCGGCTGGTGCCGAAGTTCGGTTCACGCGTGATGTTCGCCGGGCTGGCCCTGCTGCTCACGGGGATCCTGGCCGCCCTCACGGCGGGGGCGGGCGCGTACCCGTGGGCGCTGGCGCTGTGCGGGCTCGGGATGGGGACTTTCACGGTGCCGTTCTTCACCGCGGCCCTGCACCGGGTCCGGCCGGCCGAGACGGGCTCGGCCGCCGGGCTGCTCAACGCGGTGCAGCAGCTCGGCGGCACGCTCGGGGTGGCCGCGCTCGGCGGGCTTTACCTCGGGACCGGGACGGTGGCCGCGGCGCTCGGCGTTGCTGCCGCCCTCGTGGTGGCCGCCGCGGTCGCCGTTGTTCCGCTCACCACTCGCGAGGGGTCCGGGTGGCGGAGCCCCCGGCCCGGGGCAGCGCCCCGGGAAATCAGTAGTCGTCGCGGCCGGTGA
- a CDS encoding Lrp/AsnC family transcriptional regulator, which translates to MTTLDDVDRALVHALHLDGRAPFTKIGDVLGVSTQTVARRYRRLREEASLRVVGLPDPQRAGQAEWMVRLTATPHTAQDLAQALARRADTAWIKLMSGGTEICVNVHTPAASDHALLLRDIPRTASITAVSAHQLLHRYFGGPTAWLGRANALDAAQIAALTPVRPGPGKPLTREDDALMAALQRDGRTGLAELAAATGWSPATVARRLADLQAGGTVFFDLEIAPEPLGATTQALLWMAVAPARLDRVARTLATHPELALVAATTGPANLVALALCPDAAALHRYLTRRLGALDAIRTLETAPVLRTVKAAASR; encoded by the coding sequence ATGACCACCCTGGACGACGTCGACCGGGCGCTGGTCCACGCACTGCACCTCGACGGCCGGGCCCCGTTCACGAAGATCGGCGACGTCCTCGGCGTCTCGACGCAGACCGTGGCCCGGCGCTACCGCCGGCTCCGCGAGGAGGCGTCGCTTCGCGTGGTGGGCCTGCCGGATCCGCAGCGGGCGGGGCAGGCGGAGTGGATGGTCCGCCTGACGGCGACGCCGCACACGGCACAGGACCTCGCCCAGGCGCTGGCCCGCCGCGCGGACACGGCGTGGATCAAGCTGATGTCGGGCGGCACGGAGATCTGCGTGAACGTCCACACCCCGGCGGCGAGCGACCACGCCCTGCTGCTGCGCGACATCCCGCGCACGGCGAGCATCACGGCGGTCTCGGCGCACCAGCTGCTGCACCGCTACTTCGGCGGCCCGACGGCGTGGCTGGGGCGGGCCAACGCCCTCGACGCGGCCCAGATCGCGGCGCTCACCCCGGTCCGCCCGGGCCCGGGCAAGCCACTGACCCGGGAGGACGACGCCCTGATGGCGGCGTTGCAGCGCGACGGCCGCACGGGCTTGGCCGAGCTGGCCGCGGCCACGGGCTGGTCGCCGGCGACCGTCGCCCGCCGGCTGGCCGACCTCCAGGCGGGCGGAACGGTGTTCTTCGACCTGGAGATCGCCCCGGAGCCACTGGGGGCGACCACACAGGCGCTGCTGTGGATGGCGGTGGCACCGGCCCGGCTGGACCGGGTGGCCCGGACGCTGGCCACCCACCCGGAGCTGGCCCTGGTGGCCGCAACGACCGGGCCGGCGAACCTGGTGGCGCTGGCCCTCTGCCCGGACGCGGCGGCCCTGCACCGGTACTTGACGCGGCGGCTGGGGGCGCTGGACGCGATCCGGACGCTGGAGACGGCGCCGGTGCTGCGCACGGTGAAGGCGGCGGCTTCGCGCTGA
- a CDS encoding zf-HC2 domain-containing protein, which translates to MGRYDRTDLGAYSLGLLDAADAARVERHLSACPDCRQEVREFEAVRGMLDHLVQVKST; encoded by the coding sequence ATGGGCCGGTACGACCGGACCGACCTCGGGGCGTACAGCCTGGGGTTGCTCGACGCCGCCGACGCGGCACGGGTGGAGCGGCACCTTTCGGCGTGCCCGGACTGCCGCCAGGAGGTCCGGGAGTTCGAGGCCGTCCGCGGCATGCTCGACCACCTGGTCCAGGTGAAGTCCACTTAG
- a CDS encoding glycoside hydrolase family 19 protein, with translation MFGVPAVSGHAAQAAAAACSAPNWVAGQWYDVGAVVRYTNGGYYRAKNANPGYDPVISTWYWEPYSCDGGGGTTCSYPNWVAGQWYDVGAVVRYTNGGYYRAKNANPGYDPVISTWYWEPYNCGGGTDPGNPGAFVVSETQFNQIFPGRNSFYTYSGLTAALSAYPGFANTGSDTVKKQEAAAFLANVNHETGGLVHIVEQNTANYPHYCDWNQPYGCPAGQAAYYGRGPIQLSWNFNYKAAGDALGIDLLGNPWQVEQNSAVAWKTGLWYWNTQSGPGTMTPHNAMVNGRGFGETIRSINGSIECNGGNPAQVQSRVDKYRQITAVLGVDPGANLYC, from the coding sequence GTGTTCGGCGTTCCCGCCGTCAGCGGGCACGCCGCACAGGCCGCCGCCGCCGCGTGCAGTGCGCCGAACTGGGTCGCCGGCCAGTGGTACGACGTCGGCGCCGTCGTCCGCTACACCAACGGTGGCTACTACCGCGCCAAAAACGCCAATCCGGGCTACGACCCGGTCATCAGCACCTGGTACTGGGAGCCCTACAGCTGTGACGGCGGGGGCGGCACCACCTGCAGCTACCCGAACTGGGTGGCCGGCCAGTGGTACGACGTCGGCGCCGTCGTCCGCTACACCAACGGCGGCTACTACCGCGCCAAAAACGCCAATCCGGGCTACGACCCGGTCATCAGCACCTGGTACTGGGAGCCCTACAACTGCGGCGGCGGCACCGATCCCGGCAACCCGGGCGCGTTCGTGGTGAGCGAAACGCAGTTCAACCAGATCTTCCCGGGCCGGAACTCCTTCTACACCTACAGCGGCCTCACCGCGGCCCTGTCGGCGTACCCCGGCTTCGCGAACACCGGCAGCGACACGGTGAAGAAGCAGGAAGCCGCGGCGTTCCTCGCCAACGTCAACCACGAAACCGGTGGCCTCGTCCACATCGTCGAGCAGAACACCGCGAACTACCCGCACTACTGCGACTGGAACCAGCCCTACGGCTGCCCGGCAGGCCAAGCCGCCTACTACGGCCGCGGCCCGATCCAGCTGAGCTGGAACTTCAACTACAAGGCCGCCGGCGACGCGCTCGGCATCGACCTGCTCGGCAACCCGTGGCAGGTCGAGCAGAACTCGGCCGTCGCCTGGAAGACCGGGCTCTGGTACTGGAACACCCAGAGCGGCCCCGGCACCATGACCCCGCACAACGCGATGGTCAACGGCCGCGGTTTCGGCGAGACCATCCGCAGCATCAACGGCTCCATCGAGTGCAACGGCGGCAACCCCGCCCAGGTGCAGAGCCGCGTCGACAAGTACCGCCAGATCACGGCGGTCCTCGGCGTCGACCCCGGCGCCAACCTGTACTGCTGA